In the Pseudomonas sp. ADAK2 genome, one interval contains:
- a CDS encoding FUSC family protein yields the protein MTPLPAPLRWLYSLEWRRGFYDWARSDGVTWVYIFKVLLAAFLTLWLAMRLELPQPRTAMITVFIVMQPQSGHVLAKSFYRFLGTLAGSAVMVLLIALFAQNTELFLGSLAIWVGLCTAGAARYRNFRAYGFVLAGYTAAMVGLPALAHPDGAFMAAVWRVLEISLGIICSTVISAAILPQTASAAMRNALYQRFGVFALFVTDGLRGRSKREAFEASNVRFIAEAVGLEGLRSVTVFEDPHMRRRNGRLSRLNSEFMSITTRFNALHQLLERLRSSEADHVVAAIKPGLQDLAELLDGFSGRALTNADAARLVTALTAYKEGLPARVRSLRAIFQESEPSDAEQLDFHTAYELLYRFVDDLHSYAQTHASLADHSHAREQWDEPFTPQTNWLASAASGIRAAFILVVLGSYWVATAWPSGATMTLIAAATVGLSAATPNPKRMAFQMACGTLLGALIGFVEMFFIFPWIDGFPLLCVMLAPVIVLGSFLTSRPQYAGVGLGLLIFFSTGSVPDNLTVYNPYTFINDYIAMVLGMLVCAAAGAIILPPNSRWLWRRLEQDLREQVVYAISGKLKGLGSSFESRTRDLLHQAYGLAVGSPQVQRDLLRWMFVVLEVGHAIIELRKEQAILPVHPAYAESQPWRQAIRVMGRSLVRLFLQPSQSNLERGLIAVDHAISRVQATDEPFAPHFDTSALRRVKSYLHFIRTSLLDPQSPLTAYAKGLQHAA from the coding sequence ATGACTCCCTTGCCCGCACCTCTGCGCTGGCTCTACTCCCTCGAATGGCGCCGGGGTTTCTACGACTGGGCACGCAGTGACGGCGTGACCTGGGTCTACATTTTCAAAGTGCTGCTCGCCGCGTTCCTGACCCTGTGGCTGGCCATGCGCCTGGAGCTGCCGCAACCGCGCACGGCGATGATCACCGTGTTCATCGTCATGCAGCCGCAAAGCGGTCATGTGCTGGCGAAGAGTTTCTATCGCTTCCTCGGCACGCTCGCCGGGTCGGCGGTGATGGTGTTGCTGATCGCCTTGTTCGCGCAAAACACCGAACTGTTCCTCGGCTCGCTGGCGATCTGGGTCGGCCTGTGCACCGCTGGCGCCGCGCGCTATCGCAACTTCCGCGCCTACGGTTTTGTCCTCGCCGGCTACACCGCAGCGATGGTCGGCTTGCCGGCATTGGCTCACCCCGATGGCGCGTTCATGGCGGCAGTCTGGCGGGTGCTGGAAATCTCCCTGGGAATAATCTGCTCGACCGTGATCAGCGCCGCGATCCTGCCGCAAACCGCCAGCGCCGCGATGCGCAACGCCTTGTATCAGCGCTTCGGCGTGTTCGCCTTGTTCGTCACCGACGGCTTGCGCGGTCGCAGCAAACGCGAGGCTTTTGAAGCCAGCAACGTGCGCTTCATCGCCGAAGCCGTGGGCCTGGAAGGCTTGCGCAGCGTCACGGTGTTCGAAGACCCGCACATGCGTCGGCGCAATGGTCGGCTCAGCCGCTTGAACAGCGAGTTCATGAGCATCACCACCCGCTTCAACGCCTTGCACCAATTGCTCGAACGCTTGCGCAGCAGCGAGGCGGATCACGTGGTGGCGGCAATCAAACCCGGTTTGCAGGACCTCGCCGAATTGCTCGACGGCTTCAGTGGCCGAGCGCTGACCAATGCCGATGCCGCACGCCTGGTCACGGCGTTGACCGCGTACAAGGAAGGCTTGCCGGCGCGGGTGCGCAGCCTGCGGGCGATCTTCCAGGAGAGCGAGCCGAGCGACGCCGAGCAACTGGATTTCCACACCGCGTATGAATTGCTCTATCGCTTCGTCGACGATTTGCACAGTTATGCACAGACCCACGCGTCCCTGGCCGATCACAGCCACGCCCGCGAGCAGTGGGATGAACCGTTCACCCCGCAAACCAACTGGTTGGCGTCGGCAGCGTCGGGCATTCGCGCGGCGTTTATCCTGGTGGTGCTCGGCAGCTATTGGGTCGCGACCGCGTGGCCGAGCGGGGCGACGATGACGTTGATTGCGGCCGCCACCGTGGGCCTTTCGGCGGCGACGCCGAACCCGAAACGCATGGCGTTCCAGATGGCTTGCGGCACCTTGCTCGGCGCATTGATCGGCTTCGTCGAGATGTTTTTTATCTTCCCCTGGATCGACGGTTTTCCGTTGCTGTGCGTGATGCTCGCGCCGGTGATCGTGCTCGGCTCGTTCCTCACTTCACGCCCGCAATACGCCGGGGTCGGACTCGGGTTGCTGATCTTCTTCAGCACCGGTTCGGTGCCGGACAACCTCACGGTCTACAACCCCTACACCTTCATCAACGACTACATCGCCATGGTCCTCGGCATGTTGGTGTGCGCCGCTGCCGGGGCGATCATCCTGCCGCCGAACAGCCGCTGGTTGTGGCGGCGACTGGAGCAGGATTTGCGCGAGCAAGTGGTGTATGCGATCAGCGGCAAGCTCAAGGGCTTGGGTTCGAGTTTTGAAAGCCGCACCCGGGATCTGCTGCACCAGGCTTACGGCTTGGCGGTCGGTTCACCGCAAGTGCAACGGGACTTGCTGCGCTGGATGTTCGTGGTGCTGGAAGTCGGTCACGCGATCATCGAGTTGCGCAAGGAACAGGCGATTCTGCCGGTGCATCCGGCCTATGCCGAATCCCAGCCGTGGCGCCAGGCGATCCGGGTGATGGGGCGTTCGCTGGTGCGGCTGTTCCTGCAACCGAGCCAGAGCAACCTCGAACGCGGGT